In Methanobacterium bryantii, the following proteins share a genomic window:
- the cbiM gene encoding cobalt ECF transporter S component CbiM, translated as MHIMEGYLPWYWCVFWYAVALPVVAYGVIQIKKVTDEHPESKPLLAVSGAFMFILSSLKMPSVTGSCSHPCGNGLGAVLFGPAAVSVLGAIVLLFQALLLAHGGLTTLGANIVSMGIVGPLAAWLVWKGTNKLGLSASIGIFLAALAGDWLTYVATAVQLSMAFPIPTVGSAFVKFIAIYAYTQVPLAIAEGLLTVVIFDYIMKLRPDILRKLGVIKAEDAEKASEKVPEVA; from the coding sequence ATGCATATAATGGAAGGATATTTACCATGGTACTGGTGCGTTTTCTGGTATGCGGTTGCGTTGCCAGTCGTTGCCTATGGTGTAATCCAGATAAAGAAAGTAACGGACGAACATCCGGAATCAAAACCACTTTTGGCAGTTTCAGGGGCATTTATGTTTATTTTGTCATCTTTAAAGATGCCTTCTGTAACTGGAAGCTGCTCTCACCCTTGTGGTAATGGTTTAGGTGCAGTTTTATTCGGACCTGCTGCAGTAAGTGTTTTAGGAGCAATTGTGCTTCTTTTCCAAGCATTACTCTTGGCTCATGGAGGTTTAACAACTTTAGGTGCTAATATTGTTTCAATGGGTATTGTGGGTCCATTAGCAGCGTGGTTAGTATGGAAAGGAACTAATAAATTAGGTTTATCTGCTTCAATAGGAATATTTTTAGCTGCACTTGCAGGGGATTGGTTAACTTATGTAGCAACTGCGGTACAGCTTTCAATGGCATTCCCAATACCAACTGTTGGATCTGCATTTGTTAAGTTTATAGCAATATATGCTTACACCCAGGTGCCTCTGGCAATAGCAGAAGGTCTTTTAACTGTTGTAATATTTGATTACATCATGAAACTTAGACCTGATATATTAAGAAAGTTAGGTGTCATAAAAGCAGAAGACGCGGAAAAAGCTTCAGAAAAAGTACCAGAGGTGGCTTAA
- a CDS encoding energy-coupling factor ABC transporter substrate-binding protein, giving the protein MVDKKPIILLILVAAIVIFPLAIYNGLGEDQGYFGGADDQGSEAIEETGYEPWAQPLWEPPSGEIESLLFATQAAIGAIIIGYVLGYYSGQAKARKRDEIEEQVIKTAKISK; this is encoded by the coding sequence ATGGTTGATAAAAAACCTATAATTCTGTTAATTTTAGTAGCTGCAATTGTTATATTTCCGCTTGCAATTTATAACGGCCTTGGAGAAGATCAGGGCTATTTCGGTGGAGCCGATGATCAGGGCAGCGAAGCAATAGAAGAAACAGGTTATGAGCCATGGGCCCAACCACTGTGGGAGCCACCAAGTGGTGAAATAGAGAGCTTATTATTTGCAACGCAGGCAGCTATTGGAGCTATTATAATAGGTTATGTTTTAGGATATTACAGTGGCCAGGCTAAAGCAAGAAAAAGAGATGAAATAGAAGAACAGGTTATAAAAACTGCTAAAATAAGTAAATAA
- a CDS encoding ATP-binding cassette domain-containing protein, whose product MNIIETKNVTYQYPDGTNALENINFSAAKGKIIALLGPNGAGKSTLFLHFNGILQPTSGNVMVDGKCLKYKKEDLMNLRQKVGIVFQNPDDQLFAPTVQEDVAFGPMNLGLSKEEVKKRVDESLRRVEMVEFKKKAPHHLSGGQKKRVAIAGILAMHPKIMVLDEPTSGLDPRGASRIMKLLYELNREGITIIISTHDVDLVPLYAHTVYIISKGNIIKKGNPQEVFEDAQTIRKANLRLPRIAHLMEILQKEDKLPFDKPYPLTIGEARRRICNQIKD is encoded by the coding sequence ATGAATATTATTGAAACAAAAAATGTTACTTATCAGTATCCAGATGGAACTAATGCTTTAGAAAATATTAATTTTAGCGCGGCTAAAGGTAAAATTATCGCACTTCTCGGTCCAAATGGGGCAGGTAAGTCAACATTATTTTTACACTTCAATGGGATACTTCAACCTACCTCTGGAAATGTAATGGTAGATGGTAAATGTTTAAAATATAAAAAAGAAGATCTTATGAATTTGAGGCAAAAAGTAGGGATAGTTTTCCAAAATCCGGATGATCAATTGTTCGCCCCGACTGTGCAGGAAGATGTGGCTTTTGGACCTATGAATTTAGGTTTATCAAAAGAAGAAGTAAAAAAACGCGTTGATGAGTCTTTAAGACGGGTAGAAATGGTTGAATTTAAAAAGAAAGCGCCACATCATTTAAGCGGTGGCCAGAAGAAAAGGGTGGCTATTGCAGGCATCCTGGCCATGCACCCCAAGATTATGGTTCTAGATGAACCAACCAGCGGTCTTGATCCAAGGGGTGCCTCGAGAATTATGAAACTGCTTTATGAGCTTAACAGGGAAGGAATTACTATTATCATATCCACCCATGATGTTGATCTGGTGCCCCTATATGCACATACTGTCTATATAATTAGTAAAGGAAATATAATCAAAAAAGGAAACCCTCAGGAAGTTTTTGAAGATGCTCAAACCATAAGAAAAGCTAATTTACGCCTTCCAAGAATAGCACATCTTATGGAAATACTGCAAAAGGAAGATAAGTTGCCGTTTGATAAACCGTATCCTCTTACGATAGGTGAAGCTCGAAGAAGGATATGCAATCAAATTAAAGATTAA
- a CDS encoding DUF3236 domain-containing protein, translating into MKLEKIIKNACEESISESRTGDTEDEIKFIQNYLKSARKIIVPSKNAVKLNIINRVLKEFGLQKAEQLHINTNAADLNRLPALSKAIMALDQCECDLIISRGRLGVPGSGSMLVMIDKKGRILTAATSPSHVVHKKEVKDAVSGEIVHALERIGLKRIK; encoded by the coding sequence ATGAAACTTGAAAAAATAATTAAAAATGCATGTGAAGAATCCATCAGCGAATCAAGGACAGGTGATACAGAAGATGAAATTAAATTCATCCAGAATTATTTAAAGTCTGCCCGCAAAATTATAGTTCCAAGTAAAAATGCTGTGAAATTAAATATTATAAATAGAGTATTAAAAGAATTTGGGCTTCAAAAAGCTGAACAACTGCATATAAATACTAATGCAGCTGATTTGAACAGATTACCTGCACTTTCAAAGGCCATTATGGCTCTTGATCAGTGTGAGTGTGATCTAATAATTTCTAGAGGTCGTCTTGGTGTTCCAGGTTCAGGTTCGATGCTTGTAATGATTGATAAGAAAGGTAGAATTCTCACTGCAGCGACTTCCCCTTCCCATGTCGTGCATAAAAAAGAGGTAAAAGATGCAGTCAGTGGTGAAATCGTGCATGCGCTGGAAAGAATTGGGTTAAAGAGGATAAAATGA
- the hmd gene encoding 5,10-methenyltetrahydromethanopterin hydrogenase produces the protein MKIAILGAGCYRTHAASGITNFTRACEVAEMVGKPEIAMTHSTMTMGAELMELAGVKDIVIADPVFDNDFRVIDDFDYENVIEAHKENPESVMPQIREKVNEVAKDLPKPPKGAIHFVNPEDLGFEVTTDDREAVADADFIMTWFPKGDMQPAIVDNFLDDVKKGATITHACTIPTTKFSKIFAEKHGDLVTSPETLNVTSYHPGAVPEMKGQVYIAEGYATDDAINTLFELGQKARGNAYKMPAELLGPVCDMCSALTAITYAGLLGYRDSVMNVLGAPAGFAQMMAKESLTQITDLMDKVGIDKMEESLDPGALLGTADSMNFGSTAELLPTILESLNKRAAE, from the coding sequence ATGAAGATTGCAATATTGGGAGCAGGATGTTACAGGACACACGCAGCGAGTGGAATTACAAACTTCACAAGGGCATGTGAAGTGGCTGAAATGGTAGGAAAACCTGAAATAGCCATGACTCATTCCACAATGACTATGGGGGCAGAATTAATGGAACTTGCAGGAGTTAAAGATATAGTAATTGCTGATCCTGTATTCGACAACGACTTTAGAGTTATCGATGATTTTGATTATGAAAACGTTATAGAGGCCCATAAAGAAAACCCTGAAAGCGTAATGCCTCAAATAAGAGAAAAAGTCAATGAAGTTGCTAAAGACCTGCCAAAACCCCCAAAAGGAGCTATTCACTTCGTAAATCCTGAAGACCTTGGATTTGAAGTAACAACTGATGACAGGGAAGCCGTTGCAGATGCGGATTTTATAATGACATGGTTCCCTAAAGGCGACATGCAGCCCGCAATAGTTGATAACTTCTTAGATGATGTTAAAAAAGGCGCAACAATAACCCACGCATGTACAATTCCAACCACAAAATTCAGCAAGATATTCGCAGAAAAACACGGTGACCTTGTAACCTCACCTGAAACACTCAACGTCACATCATATCACCCTGGAGCTGTTCCAGAAATGAAGGGGCAAGTATACATAGCTGAAGGCTACGCTACAGATGATGCAATAAATACTCTTTTTGAGTTAGGTCAGAAGGCAAGGGGTAATGCATATAAAATGCCCGCAGAACTCCTTGGGCCTGTTTGTGATATGTGTTCAGCATTAACTGCAATTACATATGCTGGATTATTAGGTTACAGAGATTCTGTAATGAATGTTCTGGGAGCTCCTGCGGGATTCGCTCAGATGATGGCTAAAGAATCACTCACTCAGATTACTGATCTGATGGATAAAGTAGGTATTGATAAAATGGAAGAAAGTTTAGACCCTGGTGCTTTACTTGGGACAGCAGACTCTATGAACTTTGGATCAACAGCAGAATTACTGCCTACAATTCTTGAATCATTAAATAAAAGAGCTGCAGAGTAA
- a CDS encoding FeGP cofactor biosynthesis protein HcgF family protein: MIKVATAECFTHGHIAREIHGFSQGYDGEFGPNYNLLNGIPYDLSVVCGIFAPTLSALQKVLKVDPPEPLKLIRGIKVYDEENDKKVAVIMAKAVKDLLGANIGIGTTAGIGRGGIAVSTDEYTVVASSGFYADITTHDSSRLLKRQECGIKKALSIFVDVINDDWDKLMEYDDVYVLDK; encoded by the coding sequence ATGATTAAAGTAGCAACTGCAGAGTGTTTTACACACGGGCATATTGCAAGGGAAATACATGGCTTTTCTCAAGGATATGATGGTGAATTTGGCCCTAATTATAATTTATTAAATGGTATCCCATATGACCTGTCTGTGGTATGTGGGATTTTCGCACCTACATTATCAGCACTTCAAAAAGTTTTAAAAGTAGATCCTCCTGAACCTTTAAAATTAATCCGTGGAATAAAAGTTTACGATGAAGAAAACGACAAAAAAGTGGCAGTTATAATGGCAAAAGCCGTGAAAGATCTTTTAGGAGCTAATATTGGGATTGGAACAACTGCAGGTATTGGAAGGGGAGGTATTGCTGTATCAACTGATGAATATACTGTAGTGGCCAGTTCTGGATTTTATGCAGATATTACAACTCATGATTCATCACGATTACTCAAAAGGCAGGAATGCGGTATCAAAAAAGCATTATCTATTTTTGTGGATGTAATAAATGATGATTGGGATAAACTAATGGAATATGATGATGTCTATGTTTTAGATAAATGA
- the hmdC gene encoding 5,10-methenyltetrahydromethanopterin hydrogenase cofactor biosynthesis protein HmdC: MHEIIKEAVNDMGSALELCKSQKNVVDVVNAVSELNTKEAMKLGMNFKKFPLGCDLTEIVVGTCASDLEKRDLLGNCILANMIGASIHICAYAFADIAEAHGMNGIDIIKEVSAITDVPLDLDHFGHYGPMRFPKEIVKCSGQCYYQGPYFEECPRGRIHSRLFDKEKREEIDKEEWIKLSSSVAVNLTSEQGGEGHAAPIEEAEEVAGLAKKHGKGLEAIMFIGDGYDDLITGFEKALNIGADVFVLEGGPFNNSKNRLDAFAKAVSMARILAPGKVVATNGAYEDECRAGLRAGLNAIITGFPNNHHGYMCGYSPGTARRGIFGLPRVIKMIKEEVKCESTSIPVQREELKALTRAVKIAGPHNIYPHKIGFFEVGDAHWVTLANSNLYKDINIDKTAKNIVNDLKGDSVSLLGGRFVSWVIAKELDGLVDEIIISDMDPWVEKVTVQNLSEELNTNVNGAGSNDKYAAENSKNSIITSTVPQIADKISKKIPGTIKLI, translated from the coding sequence ATGCATGAAATAATAAAAGAAGCCGTTAATGATATGGGTTCAGCATTAGAACTTTGTAAATCACAAAAAAACGTTGTTGATGTAGTAAATGCAGTATCAGAACTGAATACAAAAGAAGCTATGAAATTAGGTATGAATTTTAAAAAGTTTCCCTTGGGTTGCGACCTGACAGAAATCGTTGTGGGAACCTGTGCATCCGATCTGGAAAAACGAGACCTCCTTGGTAATTGTATCCTGGCAAATATGATTGGAGCTTCAATACATATATGTGCTTACGCCTTCGCAGACATTGCAGAAGCCCATGGCATGAACGGAATTGACATTATCAAAGAAGTCAGCGCGATAACTGATGTACCTCTAGATCTTGACCACTTTGGCCACTATGGTCCCATGAGATTTCCTAAAGAGATAGTTAAGTGTTCAGGGCAGTGTTATTATCAAGGCCCCTACTTTGAAGAGTGCCCAAGGGGAAGAATTCATTCAAGACTTTTTGATAAGGAAAAAAGAGAAGAAATAGATAAAGAAGAATGGATTAAACTTTCTTCTTCAGTAGCTGTTAATTTAACCAGCGAACAGGGCGGAGAGGGTCATGCAGCTCCCATAGAAGAAGCAGAAGAAGTTGCCGGCTTGGCTAAAAAACATGGAAAAGGGCTAGAAGCCATCATGTTCATTGGTGACGGCTATGATGACCTGATTACTGGTTTTGAGAAAGCCCTAAATATAGGTGCTGATGTTTTTGTTTTAGAAGGAGGCCCATTTAACAATTCCAAAAATAGACTGGATGCATTTGCTAAAGCAGTTTCCATGGCCCGAATTTTAGCTCCAGGCAAAGTAGTCGCAACCAACGGTGCATATGAAGACGAGTGCAGGGCAGGTCTAAGGGCAGGTCTTAATGCAATTATAACAGGCTTCCCCAATAATCATCACGGCTATATGTGTGGATACTCCCCAGGGACCGCTAGAAGGGGTATTTTTGGGCTTCCCAGAGTTATAAAAATGATAAAAGAAGAAGTTAAATGTGAATCAACCAGTATTCCAGTACAAAGAGAAGAATTAAAAGCTCTGACAAGGGCTGTAAAGATAGCTGGCCCCCACAACATATATCCTCATAAAATTGGATTTTTTGAAGTTGGCGATGCCCATTGGGTTACTTTAGCCAATTCAAACCTTTATAAAGACATAAATATAGATAAAACTGCAAAAAATATAGTAAATGATTTAAAAGGAGATAGTGTGTCTTTATTAGGTGGTAGATTTGTCTCATGGGTTATAGCTAAAGAATTAGATGGATTGGTGGATGAGATTATTATCAGCGACATGGACCCATGGGTAGAAAAAGTTACAGTTCAAAACCTAAGTGAAGAACTAAATACAAATGTTAATGGCGCTGGATCTAATGATAAGTATGCTGCAGAAAATTCAAAAAATAGTATTATAACTTCAACGGTTCCACAAATTGCAGATAAAATTTCAAAAAAGATACCTGGCACAATCAAATTAATATAA
- a CDS encoding ThiF family adenylyltransferase, protein MVIEVLENKIQSIGELENKKVSKGHVTLVGVGRLGLRIGINLIQVHRGGPKEISAFDGQKISESDIIFKILGGNFGDYKVDFLKSICTHPESLRKVTAFKEDITKNNLDLIKGNVVSIQSAGGNTIPTTAAVIKRAHEIGAKTISTAGVFGIGEEKITVMDISEVDDSNPVVKELRSHGIEENHKIVTTGRFIEDNIPITPYVLDAYSIIMTKEILKLLM, encoded by the coding sequence ATGGTGATTGAAGTTCTAGAAAACAAAATACAGAGTATTGGTGAATTAGAAAATAAGAAAGTGTCTAAAGGACATGTAACACTGGTCGGCGTAGGTAGATTGGGGTTGAGGATAGGTATAAATTTAATACAGGTCCATAGAGGAGGTCCAAAAGAGATCAGTGCTTTTGACGGCCAAAAAATTTCAGAGTCAGATATAATATTTAAGATTCTTGGAGGGAATTTTGGGGATTATAAAGTTGATTTTCTAAAAAGCATTTGCACGCATCCTGAGAGTTTAAGGAAAGTAACTGCATTTAAAGAAGATATAACCAAAAATAATTTAGATCTTATAAAAGGAAATGTTGTTTCCATACAGTCTGCCGGGGGGAATACTATCCCTACTACCGCAGCTGTTATTAAAAGAGCCCATGAAATTGGAGCAAAAACAATAAGTACTGCTGGCGTTTTTGGTATTGGAGAGGAAAAAATAACTGTTATGGATATCTCTGAGGTAGATGATAGTAATCCTGTGGTTAAAGAACTTAGATCGCATGGAATTGAAGAAAATCACAAAATAGTAACTACTGGAAGGTTCATTGAGGACAATATACCAATTACACCTTACGTTTTAGATGCCTATTCTATTATAATGACTAAAGAAATTTTAAAACTATTGATGTGA
- a CDS encoding HoxN/HupN/NixA family nickel/cobalt transporter: protein MNLISGITAVPSEMSLMFILSAFILGALHALEPGHGKSVMAAFVIGTNAELKDASLLGLTVVFSHVIVVVLLGIASIFLIGALDVNGTHEVMSLIGGIILVGVGLWIVRKYLHPHHHHEHSIDAKKGVVAIGLSTGLIPCPAALAVLLFSIANNQLYNGLTYVLIFSAGLAISITLLSALFVKGRGFIQRYMGSNAINKIPLLSGAIIMVIGVFTLLQPVFESI from the coding sequence ATGAATTTAATATCAGGAATAACAGCTGTTCCATCAGAAATGAGTTTAATGTTTATACTTTCCGCTTTTATACTTGGTGCGTTGCATGCACTGGAACCCGGACATGGAAAATCTGTCATGGCAGCATTTGTTATAGGTACCAATGCAGAATTAAAAGATGCTTCGTTACTTGGGCTTACAGTAGTTTTTTCCCATGTAATTGTTGTAGTTTTGCTGGGAATAGCTTCAATATTTTTAATAGGGGCTTTAGACGTTAATGGAACCCATGAAGTTATGAGTTTAATAGGGGGAATCATACTGGTCGGAGTTGGTCTATGGATAGTGAGAAAATATCTTCATCCTCATCACCACCATGAACACAGTATCGATGCGAAGAAAGGTGTTGTAGCTATTGGATTATCTACTGGTTTAATACCATGTCCTGCAGCCCTGGCAGTACTGCTTTTCAGTATTGCAAATAACCAGTTATACAACGGCCTTACATATGTTTTGATATTCAGTGCAGGGCTTGCAATATCCATAACTCTTCTTTCAGCACTTTTTGTTAAAGGGAGAGGATTCATCCAAAGGTACATGGGCAGCAATGCTATAAACAAGATTCCACTGCTAAGTGGGGCTATTATTATGGTAATAGGAGTATTTACACTGTTACAGCCTGTATTTGAATCTATTTAA
- a CDS encoding SAM-dependent methyltransferase HcgC family protein, with product MKYDTGITSEVLTVTSRMRVEDVIKKITEIKCNATLDWINSLNVNIENSVVVGAYLTGIELSKRLKRISNVTVIDIYPHLEKFVENNVEFNSDLMKIKDADLVVDTTGLGGIRPKIAKLIKGNVFLVEDPVSDGSDDLIHQKNNIINRLRLSNSQYRGILKTEGLNSKTSGTMTLTVEVLRKSLEDVLKRSGVLYGIAGMEFYEGALFKEKDVDKFLRLIKKPALTVSTLEPVSCDEIIENYLKKICSEVKNVSI from the coding sequence ATGAAATACGATACTGGGATTACTTCAGAAGTTTTAACTGTTACTTCAAGGATGCGGGTTGAGGATGTCATTAAAAAAATAACTGAAATAAAATGTAATGCCACGCTTGACTGGATAAACTCTTTAAATGTAAATATAGAGAACTCTGTTGTAGTAGGGGCATATCTCACAGGAATTGAATTATCTAAAAGACTTAAAAGAATTTCAAATGTTACAGTTATTGATATTTATCCCCATCTGGAAAAGTTTGTTGAAAATAATGTTGAATTCAATTCGGATTTAATGAAGATTAAAGATGCAGATCTGGTTGTGGATACTACTGGTTTAGGTGGCATTAGACCTAAAATAGCTAAACTTATTAAGGGTAATGTTTTTTTAGTTGAGGATCCAGTATCAGACGGTAGTGACGATCTAATACACCAAAAAAATAATATAATAAATAGATTACGACTATCTAACTCACAGTATAGGGGAATTCTAAAAACAGAAGGTTTAAATTCCAAAACATCCGGCACAATGACATTAACTGTAGAAGTTTTAAGGAAAAGTCTTGAAGATGTCTTAAAAAGATCTGGTGTTTTGTATGGCATAGCAGGTATGGAATTCTATGAGGGGGCACTTTTTAAAGAAAAAGATGTTGATAAGTTTTTGAGGCTTATTAAAAAACCTGCACTTACAGTTTCAACACTTGAACCCGTTTCATGTGATGAAATAATCGAAAATTATCTTAAAAAAATATGCAGCGAGGTAAAAAATGTTAGCATCTGA
- a CDS encoding Nif3-like dinuclear metal center hexameric protein, whose amino-acid sequence MLASELFNAINKIAPPYLALKTDRIGYLGPGNPEEMEIDKVQVRMDILPWEDPSNSDLVVCHHPPLFEPDFPVYVVHSNWDIVNGGANDALVESLNLWVLDVLDEKTGIGRICSTVTTIEKFIRIISRAIPTDHIKIVGKQQKIIKKIAVVSGFGLNNLEYINLAYKKGADVYISGDLTHQSAILAEKLGLCVIDATHHATEIPGLIKLCDFISKLGVKAEFVDEEVPWKTIKI is encoded by the coding sequence ATGTTAGCATCTGAGCTTTTTAATGCCATTAACAAGATAGCGCCTCCTTATTTGGCTCTAAAAACTGATAGAATAGGTTATTTGGGTCCAGGAAATCCTGAAGAAATGGAAATAGATAAAGTTCAAGTAAGGATGGATATTCTTCCGTGGGAAGATCCATCTAATTCAGATCTTGTGGTTTGTCATCATCCCCCTCTCTTTGAGCCAGATTTTCCAGTATATGTTGTTCACTCAAATTGGGATATTGTAAATGGGGGAGCAAATGATGCTCTTGTGGAGTCTTTAAATTTATGGGTTTTAGATGTTTTAGATGAAAAAACAGGCATTGGCAGAATTTGTTCTACAGTTACAACTATTGAAAAATTTATCAGGATTATATCAAGAGCCATACCTACAGATCATATTAAAATAGTAGGTAAACAACAGAAAATAATTAAAAAAATTGCTGTTGTTTCTGGGTTTGGCCTTAATAACCTTGAATATATAAATTTAGCATACAAAAAAGGTGCAGATGTTTATATATCTGGAGATTTAACCCATCAAAGCGCTATACTTGCAGAAAAATTAGGGCTATGTGTCATTGATGCTACTCATCATGCTACTGAAATTCCTGGATTGATAAAACTATGTGATTTCATATCTAAATTGGGGGTTAAAGCTGAATTTGTAGATGAAGAAGTACCATGGAAAACCATTAAAATTTAG
- the hmdB gene encoding 5,10-methenyltetrahydromethanopterin hydrogenase cofactor biosynthesis protein HmdB, whose protein sequence is MIQNTLKKVQNGNELEKNDILSLFQTKSAEDLLYLLQTACDLRNSKIKLTSTVHLTNVCKVTPKCKYCGFAAGTSHDGYYYPFFKADSEILNAAKCVERSGIPRISCSGAHGYNGSHAVNAARLVKENTSLELLVNVGADLNKESLKELGEYETDTICCNLETVNQNLFNELKPGEKLEDRIKICNNISDSGIELSSGLLIGLGESYIDRADHLLYLKKFKTLGEIPIMGFNPYRDTPMEYYPPCSLIEQIKTIAITRLVFPDLRITVPTPTIGPKNVKYPLIAGANNLATVIPEDYPSNVKGVGSSSYGNLKDVVSIVKELGLNLES, encoded by the coding sequence TTGATACAAAATACCCTAAAAAAAGTTCAAAATGGAAATGAACTTGAAAAGAATGATATACTAAGTTTATTTCAGACTAAAAGTGCTGAAGATCTTTTATATCTGTTACAAACTGCCTGTGATTTGAGAAATAGTAAAATAAAACTCACTTCTACAGTTCATCTAACTAATGTTTGTAAGGTTACTCCTAAATGTAAATACTGCGGGTTTGCTGCGGGAACATCACATGACGGATATTACTACCCTTTCTTTAAAGCAGATTCTGAGATATTAAATGCTGCTAAATGTGTAGAAAGGTCAGGTATTCCCAGAATAAGTTGTTCGGGTGCTCATGGGTATAATGGTTCCCATGCAGTTAATGCTGCCAGGTTAGTTAAGGAAAATACTTCCTTAGAACTTTTGGTTAATGTGGGGGCTGATTTAAATAAAGAATCGTTGAAAGAACTTGGTGAATATGAAACTGATACAATATGTTGTAATTTGGAAACTGTAAATCAAAACCTATTTAATGAACTTAAACCCGGCGAAAAATTAGAAGATAGAATAAAAATATGTAATAATATATCTGATTCGGGAATAGAACTCTCTTCAGGACTTTTAATTGGATTAGGTGAATCATATATAGATCGGGCTGATCACCTGCTTTATCTTAAAAAGTTCAAAACACTTGGAGAAATTCCGATAATGGGATTCAATCCCTACAGAGACACTCCTATGGAATATTACCCTCCATGTTCTTTGATTGAACAGATTAAAACAATTGCAATAACCAGATTAGTCTTCCCTGATCTCAGGATAACTGTGCCTACTCCCACAATCGGCCCAAAAAATGTTAAATACCCCTTAATTGCAGGAGCTAACAATTTAGCTACTGTAATTCCTGAAGATTATCCATCTAATGTTAAAGGAGTTGGATCTTCATCTTATGGAAATCTTAAAGATGTGGTAAGTATTGTTAAAGAGCTTGGATTAAATTTAGAATCATAA
- the cbiQ gene encoding cobalt ECF transporter T component CbiQ, which yields MFENTLDSYAHSNGLKNTNTYFKVLFAILTMLVSLVSTSPVIPFIVFSLVTYLIIFKAKIPHKFYLKFLLVPFIFAFITFVFMAVFFGVGFHVLELGIFNWAVTADGFNLGLLVFARMLGGFSCLAFLALTTPMTELFSVLERLKIPKIVLELAMLMYRYIFVFLDEGINMYHSQETRLGYSTIKKSFKSMGMLGSNLFIKTWVKGEQVYLAMESRCYTGSMKTMGEYGSIRSIGTRNLALLVVFEVVLFIGTCLTGNFNIF from the coding sequence ATGTTTGAAAACACTCTGGATAGCTATGCTCATTCCAATGGTCTAAAAAACACAAATACATACTTCAAGGTGCTGTTTGCAATATTGACCATGCTGGTAAGCTTGGTATCTACATCACCAGTTATACCTTTTATTGTATTTTCGCTGGTAACGTATCTAATTATTTTCAAAGCTAAAATTCCCCATAAGTTTTATTTGAAGTTTCTTTTGGTACCATTCATCTTCGCATTTATAACATTTGTTTTCATGGCAGTGTTCTTTGGCGTTGGTTTTCATGTACTGGAACTTGGAATATTCAACTGGGCAGTAACTGCAGATGGTTTCAACTTAGGGCTCCTAGTTTTTGCAAGGATGCTTGGTGGTTTTTCATGTCTGGCATTTTTGGCCCTTACTACGCCAATGACAGAACTATTTTCTGTATTAGAGCGTTTAAAAATCCCAAAAATTGTTCTTGAATTGGCTATGTTGATGTACCGTTATATATTTGTGTTCTTGGATGAAGGCATTAATATGTATCACTCTCAGGAAACACGTCTTGGATATTCGACAATTAAAAAATCCTTCAAATCCATGGGTATGCTTGGTAGTAACCTCTTCATAAAAACATGGGTAAAAGGAGAACAGGTGTATCTTGCAATGGAATCAAGGTGCTATACTGGTTCAATGAAAACAATGGGAGAATATGGAAGTATCCGAAGTATTGGAACTCGTAATTTAGCATTACTTGTGGTGTTTGAAGTAGTACTCTTCATTGGCACATGTTTAACAGGGAATTTTAACATATTTTAA